The Pelmatolapia mariae isolate MD_Pm_ZW linkage group LG10_11, Pm_UMD_F_2, whole genome shotgun sequence genome includes a region encoding these proteins:
- the LOC134636235 gene encoding diacylglycerol O-acyltransferase 1: protein MGDYKPAEALTHRRRATLAAARAATLQPMSRRFEGDRQSLVAADISFENEHNKRDHLLEISRNKTKNDKKKRRNDISDMLSNCHKTQESLLSSASGYKNYRGVLNWCVVMLVLSNARLFLENLLRYGVLVDPIQVVSLFLNDPYSWPAACLVIVSNVLILVALYTERQLSKGSFSELVGFLVHCINMAVLLTFPAAVVLLVPSMTSVGGLFVLGTYTVILLKLYSYKDVNLWCRELSTMKAKKLSRSLSCPSEQRFYEGERKVCYPGNLTLRDMYYFIFAPTLCYELNFPRSPKIRMSFLLRRLFEMLFFTQLLVGLTQQWMIPIIQSSMKPLEDMDLSRMTERLLRLAVPNHLLWLMFFYWFFHSSLNFTAELLRFADRQFYKDWWNSESVTYFWQNWNIPVHKWCLRHFYKPLLRRGFSKMFSQSAVFFLSAFFHEYLVSVPLRMFRLWAFMGMMAQLPLAWFVGRFLRGNYGNAAVWISIIIGQPFAVLMYVHDYYVIHYRQEGD, encoded by the exons ATGGGTGACTACAAGCCAGCCGAAGCATTAACCCACAGGAGAAGAGCGACTCTCGCAGCGGCGAGAGCTGCGACTCTACAGCCGATGAGCAGGAGGTTTGAAGGGGATCGTCAGAGCTTGGTGGCCGCAGACATTAGCTTTGAAAATGAACATAACAAACGTGACCATTTACTGGAAATAAGCCGGAATAAAACGAAGAACGATAAGAAGAAACGCAGGAATGACATAAGTGACATGTTGAG TAACTGTCACAAGACACAGGAGTCCCTGCTGAGTTCAGCCAGTGGTTATAAAAACTACAGAGGAGTCCTCAACTGGTGTGTGGTAATGCTG GTACTGAGCAATGCTCGCCTCTTCTTAGAAAACCTCTTACG gtacGGTGTTTTGGTCGATCCTATTCAGGTGGTTTCCTTGTTTCTGAATGATCCCTACAGCTGGCCAGCAGCTTGCCTAGTGATTG TGTCCAATGTGCTCATTCTGGTGGCTCTCTATACCGAAAGGCAGCTGTCGAAG GGTTCATTCAGTGAACTTGTGGGATTTCTGGTCCATTGCATTAACATGGCCGTTCTGCTAACGTTCCCTGCAGCAGTGGTCCTATTGGTTCCCTCCATGACCTCAG TTGGTGGTTTATTCGTACTTGGTACTTACACCGTTATCTTACTTAAACTGTACTCCTATAAGGATGTCAACTTGTGGTGCAGAGAGCTGAGCACTATGAAGGCAAAGAAACTGTCCAGGTCACTGTCTT GCCCGTCAGAACAGCGTTTCTATGAAGGTGAACGCAAAGTGTGCTATCCTGGCAACCTCACCCTCCGAG ACATGTACTACTTCATCTTTGCGCCGACTCTGTGCTATGAGCTCAACTTCCCCCGCTCTCCAAAGATTCGCATGAGCTTCCTGCTAAGGAGACTCTTTGAGATG CTTTTTTTCACCCAGCTGTTAGTTGGACTGACTCAGCAG tgGATGATTCCCATCATTCAGAGCTCAATGAAACCACTAGAG GACATGGATCTGTCCAGGATGACTGAGAGACTCCTGCGACTGGCT GTTCCTAATCACTTGCTTTGGCTGATGTTTTTCTATTGGTTCTTCCACTCATCTTTGAACTTCACAGCTGAGCTGCTGCGCTTTGCTGACAGACAGTTTTACAAAGACTGGTG gaaTTCGGAGTCGGTGACATATTTCTGGCAGAACTGGAACATCCCAGTGCACAAGTGGTGTCTACG CCACTTTTACAAGCCTCTTCTGAGGAGAGGATTCAGCAAAATGTTCAGCCAATCAGCTGTCTTCTTCTTGTCAGCTTTTTTCCATGAG TACTTAGTGAGTGTTCCCCTCAGGATGTTCAGGTTATGGGCTTTTATGGGCATGATGGCACAG CTTCCATTAGCCTGGTTCGTTGGCCGTTTCCTGCGTGGTAACTACGGCAACGCTGCAGTTTGGATTTCCATCATTATTGGCCAGCCGTTTGCTGTCCTCATGTACGTCCACGACTACTATGTCATTCACTACAGACAGGAGGGAGACTAA